A single window of Flavobacteriales bacterium DNA harbors:
- a CDS encoding efflux RND transporter permease subunit, whose product MTLSDISIKRPVLATVFAIVIVLLGVVGYLSLGVREYPSVDPPVVTVQTNYSGANAEIIESQITEPLEEQINSVDGVKILSSNSTDGRSTITVEFLPEIDLNNAANDVRDKVARAVRNLPPDADPPTVNKADANAETILSITVQSKKRALLELTQIGNNVFKERLQTIPGVSSIRIWGEKKYAMRLELDPVRMRELNIVPLDVETALSAQNIELPSGRIEGTETEMTVRTVGRLYTPEEFDDLIIKKYGQTLIRLKDIGHARMGAEVERTILRGNGVIPMVGIALQPQPGSNYIDIVDEAFRRIGIMKKDLPADIELDVAMDKTITIRQAIAEVKSTILLAFGLVLIVIFFFLRNWRTTMIPVVLIPISLIGSFAVLYASGFSINILSLLGLVLATGLVVDDAIVVMENIYAKVEAGMHPVKAAFQGSREVYFAVLATSVTLVCVFLPIFFMSGLTGHLFREFAMVVVGSIVISTFVTLSLTPMMSSRMLKKSGRENALMRAFGQVVNSLTRGYTRTLEKFMERRGLAFSILLLMLGIIFWVGSQLKSELAPMEDKSQLRIISTAPEGTSYEAMDHYQLKLMHMLDTLPEKAFLLGVTSPTFRASTAANSSFIYMPLKQPSERTKSQDQLANEINARLRSLSFAKSFVIQEPTIKTNTGGGRLPIQFVVQAPDLERLKEVLPAFMDRVQASPVFAVSQVDLKFNKPEITININRNKALLMDVNVADIAQTLQTFLSEERLGYFILDGKQYQVLVQATPDRKDEPLDVKSISVRNGNGQMVTLDNLVDIEYNSRPPALLRYNRYTSATVEADPAPGHTIGDGVDEMRRIAADLLDESFSTELAGSASDFEESSKSTHLIFLFALVLVYLTLAAQFESFRDPLIIMFTVPLALAGAVLTLWLFGQTLNIFSQIGMIVLVGIVTKNGILIVEFANQKRDAGMSLKEAATEAASQRFRPILMTSLSTVLGALPIALALGDSASSRIPMGLTIIGGLILSLVLTLYVIPALYSYIANKENIIVDEADFD is encoded by the coding sequence ATGACGCTTTCAGATATCAGCATCAAGCGACCCGTACTCGCAACCGTCTTCGCCATCGTGATCGTGTTGCTGGGCGTGGTCGGGTATCTTTCCCTCGGGGTGCGTGAGTATCCGAGCGTAGATCCGCCCGTGGTGACGGTGCAAACGAACTACAGTGGCGCCAATGCCGAGATCATCGAGTCGCAGATTACCGAACCCCTGGAAGAGCAGATCAACAGCGTTGACGGTGTGAAGATACTCAGCTCCAACAGCACAGATGGCCGGAGCACCATCACCGTTGAGTTTCTCCCTGAGATTGACCTGAACAATGCGGCCAATGATGTGCGCGACAAGGTGGCACGGGCTGTCCGCAACCTGCCTCCCGATGCGGATCCTCCCACCGTTAATAAGGCCGATGCCAACGCAGAAACCATTCTCTCCATTACCGTGCAAAGCAAGAAGCGTGCACTGTTGGAGTTGACCCAGATCGGGAACAATGTGTTCAAGGAGCGACTGCAAACCATTCCCGGTGTCAGCAGCATCCGCATCTGGGGAGAAAAGAAATATGCCATGCGCCTGGAGTTGGACCCCGTGCGTATGCGCGAACTCAACATCGTTCCGCTGGATGTGGAAACCGCCCTGAGCGCCCAGAATATCGAATTGCCATCCGGCAGGATCGAAGGCACCGAAACCGAAATGACGGTTCGTACCGTTGGCCGCCTGTATACACCGGAGGAGTTTGATGATCTGATCATCAAGAAATACGGGCAAACGCTCATCCGCCTGAAAGACATCGGCCACGCCCGCATGGGCGCGGAAGTGGAACGCACCATCCTGCGCGGAAATGGCGTGATCCCCATGGTGGGTATCGCCCTGCAACCCCAGCCGGGTTCGAACTACATCGACATCGTGGATGAGGCATTCCGCCGCATCGGGATCATGAAGAAAGACCTGCCGGCGGATATCGAGTTGGATGTGGCCATGGACAAAACCATCACCATCCGGCAAGCGATCGCAGAAGTGAAGTCGACCATCCTTCTGGCATTCGGACTGGTATTGATCGTGATTTTCTTTTTCCTCCGAAACTGGCGCACCACCATGATACCCGTGGTGCTGATTCCCATTTCACTGATCGGAAGTTTTGCAGTGCTGTATGCCTCCGGTTTCTCCATCAACATCCTTTCCTTGCTGGGCCTCGTGCTGGCCACAGGATTGGTGGTGGATGATGCCATCGTGGTGATGGAGAACATCTACGCCAAAGTGGAGGCCGGCATGCACCCTGTTAAAGCCGCATTCCAGGGATCCAGGGAAGTGTACTTTGCCGTATTGGCAACTTCCGTAACGCTGGTGTGCGTGTTCCTGCCCATCTTTTTTATGTCGGGTTTAACCGGTCACCTGTTCCGGGAGTTTGCCATGGTGGTGGTCGGGTCCATCGTGATCTCCACCTTTGTTACCCTTTCCCTGACCCCAATGATGAGTTCACGCATGCTGAAGAAGAGTGGCCGTGAGAATGCATTGATGCGCGCTTTCGGGCAGGTGGTGAACAGCCTGACCAGAGGTTATACGCGTACATTGGAGAAGTTCATGGAAAGACGCGGGCTGGCTTTTTCCATCCTGTTGTTGATGCTCGGGATTATTTTCTGGGTAGGGTCGCAGTTGAAATCGGAACTGGCACCCATGGAAGACAAAAGTCAGCTGCGCATCATCTCCACTGCACCGGAAGGTACTTCCTACGAAGCCATGGATCATTACCAGCTGAAGCTGATGCACATGCTGGATACCCTCCCGGAAAAGGCTTTTCTGCTGGGTGTGACATCGCCCACGTTCCGGGCTTCCACTGCGGCCAATTCGTCGTTTATCTACATGCCGCTGAAACAACCGTCGGAGCGCACCAAATCACAGGATCAGCTGGCCAACGAGATCAATGCGCGTCTGCGTTCGCTCAGCTTTGCCAAGTCGTTCGTGATACAGGAGCCCACCATCAAAACCAATACGGGCGGTGGTCGGCTGCCTATCCAATTCGTGGTACAGGCGCCGGACCTGGAAAGGTTGAAGGAGGTTTTGCCCGCCTTCATGGATCGCGTGCAGGCCAGTCCGGTGTTCGCTGTTTCGCAGGTCGATCTGAAGTTCAACAAGCCGGAGATCACCATTAACATCAATCGGAACAAGGCTTTATTGATGGATGTGAATGTAGCGGACATCGCACAAACGTTGCAAACTTTCCTCAGTGAAGAGCGCCTGGGGTACTTCATACTTGACGGGAAGCAATACCAGGTGTTGGTGCAGGCCACACCCGACCGTAAGGATGAACCCCTGGACGTGAAAAGCATTTCGGTACGCAACGGGAATGGTCAGATGGTGACGCTCGACAACCTGGTGGACATTGAGTACAACAGCCGTCCGCCTGCACTGTTGCGATACAACCGCTACACTTCCGCTACCGTGGAAGCGGATCCGGCACCCGGCCACACCATCGGAGACGGGGTGGATGAAATGCGCAGGATTGCCGCCGACCTGCTGGATGAGTCTTTTAGCACCGAACTTGCGGGCAGCGCTTCCGATTTTGAAGAGAGCTCGAAGAGCACCCACCTGATCTTCCTGTTCGCCCTGGTGCTGGTATACCTCACCCTGGCTGCCCAGTTTGAAAGTTTCCGGGATCCGCTGATAATCATGTTCACTGTGCCGCTGGCTCTGGCCGGTGCGGTGCTCACCTTGTGGTTGTTCGGACAAACGCTCAATATCTTCAGTCAGATCGGGATGATCGTGTTGGTGGGCATTGTAACCAAAAACGGAATCCTGATCGTGGAGTTCGCCAACCAGAAAAGAGACGCGGGTATGTCCCTGAAGGAAGCCGCCACCGAAGCAGCATCCCAGCGTTTCCGCCCGATCCTGATGACCAGCCTGTCTACCGTGCTGGGTGCGTTGCCCATTGCACTGGCATTGGGAGATTCCGCCTCCAGCCGGATTCCAATGGGGCTCACCATCATCGGAGGACTGATCCTTTCCCTGGTTCTGACCCTGTATGTGATACCTGCGCTGTACTCCTACATCGCCAACAAAGAAAATATCATTGTGGATGAAGCGGATTTTGATTGA
- a CDS encoding TonB-dependent receptor has product MNRHTTKTHTVKTFITNITACLLLTASMASAQTGHIRGTVTTSDGRPAEFVNIILKSTQKGTSTNRKGEYEIRNIQPGTYTLVTSYVGLESREQQVTVKTDETVVIPAITLKENTSQLKEVVILSHPDNYQERLPSTSLRINTPLLETAQNIQIVSKVALEDQQIFDMLEGVQRNISGAQKVEHWDNYARINMRGSQLTSFRNGMNVHLSPWSPLTEDMSMVERIEFVKGPAGFMLANGEPGGFYNVVTKKPSGREKGEVGFSLGSFNTYRVTTDVDGKLSQNGKLLYRLNLMGQLRDSHRDFEYNNRYTVAPVLRYLIDDQTSLTLEYNEQFSQMNAIGSNYAFSKRTYGDLPVGFTTAEPNLKPTVLRDRTLFATLEHDLNGQWKLTAQAAYLQFKQIGQSLWPKGISDANDSLMQRGISIWDALGHGKNGQVFLNGKMRTGAVDHNILAGLDMNNRDYFADWNQGATLGDSTFNIYDPHYGSISAADIPRWDRTADIRERGVQYSHGYAGLYVQDELGILQNKVRLTLAGRYTTNRYNNPYSGSTQDGKLTPRMGISWSITENTATYFLYDQVFQGTPGTDWKKQAFDPLTGLNMEWGIKKDWHDGKWNTSLSSYQITKNNILSTDTEHPDPVSGQLVYSRQTGQQKINGVEFDAKGEIMEGLQVVINYAYTHARVTKDSDPELVGDPVAGATTHIQNTWLNYKFNRGKPNGIRLSLGYQYQAGRTSWYNFDNSEEALPNYFRMDGGIGYQHKKAGIHLLVNNILNEYLYSGAPYADMYFWQTEPKRNYRLTMTYRF; this is encoded by the coding sequence ATGAATCGACACACCACAAAAACACATACCGTGAAAACCTTCATTACCAACATCACCGCATGCCTTTTGCTCACCGCATCGATGGCATCCGCACAAACCGGGCACATCCGGGGAACCGTCACAACCTCCGACGGGAGGCCGGCGGAGTTTGTGAACATTATTTTAAAATCAACACAAAAGGGAACATCCACCAACCGGAAAGGGGAATACGAGATCAGGAACATCCAACCCGGCACCTACACATTGGTCACCTCCTACGTAGGATTGGAATCCCGCGAACAGCAGGTCACGGTCAAAACCGATGAAACGGTCGTGATACCTGCAATCACCCTCAAGGAAAACACGAGTCAACTTAAAGAAGTGGTGATCCTTTCACATCCAGACAACTACCAGGAACGCCTACCATCCACCAGCCTTCGCATCAACACACCTCTTCTGGAAACAGCACAGAACATACAGATTGTGAGCAAGGTAGCCCTGGAAGACCAACAGATCTTCGACATGCTGGAAGGGGTTCAGCGGAATATCAGCGGAGCCCAGAAGGTAGAACATTGGGACAACTATGCGCGCATCAATATGCGCGGTTCTCAACTTACTTCGTTTCGCAACGGCATGAATGTTCATCTGAGCCCATGGAGTCCGCTTACCGAGGATATGAGCATGGTGGAACGCATCGAATTTGTCAAAGGTCCGGCGGGCTTCATGCTTGCCAACGGAGAACCAGGAGGCTTTTACAATGTGGTCACAAAAAAACCCAGTGGCAGGGAAAAGGGAGAAGTGGGATTCAGCCTGGGAAGTTTCAACACCTACCGTGTCACAACGGATGTCGACGGAAAGCTTTCGCAAAACGGCAAATTGCTTTACAGGTTGAATCTCATGGGACAATTGCGTGACTCGCATCGGGACTTCGAATACAACAACCGCTATACCGTAGCTCCTGTTCTCCGGTATCTTATCGACGATCAAACATCCCTCACCCTTGAATACAATGAACAATTCTCACAAATGAACGCCATCGGAAGCAACTACGCATTCTCCAAAAGAACATATGGCGATCTGCCCGTCGGGTTCACCACTGCAGAACCCAATCTCAAGCCAACGGTGCTCAGAGACCGGACCTTATTCGCTACCCTCGAACATGATCTCAACGGCCAGTGGAAGCTGACTGCCCAGGCTGCCTACCTGCAATTCAAACAGATCGGTCAAAGCTTATGGCCAAAGGGTATTTCAGATGCAAATGACAGCCTGATGCAGCGGGGTATCAGTATCTGGGACGCACTCGGCCATGGAAAAAACGGACAGGTTTTCCTGAACGGCAAAATGCGGACCGGGGCCGTAGACCACAACATCCTGGCTGGGCTGGACATGAACAACCGCGACTATTTCGCCGATTGGAACCAGGGAGCCACCCTGGGAGATTCAACCTTCAACATTTACGATCCGCATTATGGAAGTATCTCCGCAGCCGATATACCCAGGTGGGACAGAACAGCCGATATCCGAGAACGAGGCGTTCAATACAGCCACGGTTATGCCGGGTTATACGTGCAGGATGAACTGGGTATTCTACAGAACAAAGTGAGATTGACACTGGCAGGACGGTATACCACCAACCGGTACAACAACCCCTACAGCGGTTCAACCCAAGACGGAAAGCTCACCCCAAGGATGGGTATCAGCTGGAGCATCACGGAGAACACAGCCACCTATTTCCTTTATGACCAGGTATTCCAGGGAACACCGGGCACCGACTGGAAGAAGCAGGCTTTCGATCCTCTTACCGGCCTAAACATGGAATGGGGAATCAAAAAAGACTGGCATGATGGAAAATGGAACACCTCGCTTTCTTCCTACCAGATTACCAAGAACAACATCCTATCTACCGACACCGAGCACCCCGATCCTGTTTCCGGCCAACTTGTATACAGCCGGCAAACCGGACAACAAAAGATCAACGGTGTTGAGTTTGATGCCAAAGGTGAGATCATGGAAGGCCTGCAAGTTGTGATCAACTATGCATACACCCATGCGAGGGTCACCAAAGATTCGGATCCGGAGCTGGTGGGAGATCCCGTGGCAGGAGCTACAACCCACATCCAGAATACCTGGCTGAACTACAAATTCAACAGGGGAAAACCAAACGGAATCCGCCTCTCACTCGGCTACCAATACCAAGCCGGTCGTACGTCCTGGTATAACTTCGACAATAGCGAGGAAGCACTTCCGAACTACTTCCGCATGGATGGTGGCATTGGTTATCAACATAAAAAAGCAGGGATCCACTTACTTGTGAACAACATCCTGAACGAATATTTGTATTCAGGCGCACCGTATGCCGACATGTACTTCTGGCAAACGGAACCGAAACGCAATTACAGATTAACCATGACTTACCGGTTTTGA
- a CDS encoding TolC family protein — protein sequence MKRILIDTLLVLLCTASGVMAQSLPELVNQALENNYQIRISKNEAAIATNNNTPGNAGQLPSVGLDGGYATSFNNTRQRFADGTVREGNNAKNTNVNGAVMVNWTLFDGFRVQAKKDQLDYLQKVGEANARYYIEQTVSDLAMAYYQLMYEQRVLANNRRSLAISAFRLEVEKKRKEVGAGRAMDYDQALVDYQADSIRVLSQETGVRSLETEINRVAGNALEAALVVTDTLFPVLPLTSKDSLQNQVESNNSELAQQKLQELIAETETRMAKADRYPKVDLFAGYQYNSTSSEVGFFQSNKNFGPTFGVSVHFNLYDGGRVNREVRNAALEHENSTLTRDDATRNVQAQVINLYNQAVSLQMRIGLASDNVKRMQNVYAAAGLQLKQGAISGYDFRLAQLSLLNSELTLAQLQFLLKSTEISLNRLAGKIVERYMR from the coding sequence ATGAAGCGGATTTTGATTGATACCCTGCTGGTGCTGTTGTGCACTGCTTCCGGTGTGATGGCTCAATCACTACCGGAGTTGGTGAACCAGGCTCTGGAGAACAATTATCAGATCCGGATCTCCAAAAACGAAGCAGCCATTGCTACCAATAACAATACGCCCGGGAATGCCGGACAACTGCCTTCGGTAGGGTTGGACGGAGGGTATGCAACGTCGTTTAACAACACCCGCCAACGGTTTGCCGACGGTACCGTGCGGGAAGGCAACAATGCAAAAAATACCAATGTCAATGGTGCGGTGATGGTGAACTGGACCTTGTTCGACGGTTTCCGTGTACAGGCCAAAAAAGATCAGCTTGATTACCTGCAGAAAGTGGGGGAGGCGAATGCGCGATACTACATCGAACAAACCGTTTCGGATCTGGCCATGGCGTATTATCAGTTGATGTACGAGCAGCGTGTGCTGGCCAACAACCGGCGTTCCCTTGCCATATCTGCATTTCGTTTGGAAGTTGAAAAGAAACGAAAGGAAGTAGGGGCGGGCAGGGCGATGGATTATGACCAGGCGCTTGTCGATTACCAGGCGGACAGCATCCGGGTGTTGTCGCAGGAAACCGGGGTAAGGTCGCTGGAGACGGAGATCAACCGAGTGGCAGGAAATGCGTTGGAAGCTGCGTTGGTTGTGACCGACACATTGTTTCCGGTGTTGCCGCTTACATCCAAAGACAGCTTGCAAAACCAGGTGGAAAGCAACAACAGTGAACTCGCGCAACAAAAGCTGCAGGAGCTGATTGCTGAAACGGAAACGCGCATGGCGAAGGCCGATCGGTATCCCAAGGTGGATTTGTTCGCCGGCTATCAGTACAACAGCACGTCCTCAGAAGTGGGCTTTTTTCAATCCAACAAAAACTTCGGACCCACTTTTGGTGTCAGCGTGCATTTCAATTTGTACGACGGAGGCCGAGTGAACCGGGAGGTTCGGAATGCAGCGCTCGAACACGAGAACAGCACCCTTACGCGTGATGACGCAACCCGGAATGTACAGGCGCAGGTTATCAACCTTTACAACCAGGCGGTTTCATTGCAAATGCGTATTGGCCTGGCGAGCGACAATGTGAAGCGGATGCAAAACGTATATGCGGCTGCCGGGCTACAACTGAAGCAAGGTGCGATCAGCGGTTATGATTTCCGACTGGCTCAGCTTTCCCTTCTCAATAGCGAACTTACCCTGGCCCAGCTGCAGTTTCTTTTGAAGTCAACGGAAATCAGCCTGAACCGTTTAGCGGGCAAGATCGTGGAAAGGTATATGCGCTGA
- a CDS encoding PepSY domain-containing protein, translated as MPRKVMRNVHLWLGLTSGLLVFVIAITGCLYAFREEIENLTQPYRFVKPQSKRFLCPSELKQIATDSLSGLPLHSIHYPGTGRAAEAIFYRNEPEGYLKVFIHPYDGRILKVKDMNRGFFAFVLDGHFYLWLPHEIGQPVVASATLIFTVLLITGIILWWPRNPNAVKQRFCIRWNTRWRRKAYDLHNVLGFYASWIVIFMALTGLVWGFEWFSKTVYAVASGGREMMPYQLPLSDTTRTTGATIPAIDRVWEMLSQEAPQGASIEVHIPETNTASVAAGINPHPGTYWQTDYRYFDQHTLKELPVNHIWGRINEASAADKIMRMNYDIHVGAIGGLPGKFIAFFASLIVASLPITGILVWWGRKRKRKT; from the coding sequence ATGCCCCGGAAAGTCATGCGTAACGTGCACCTTTGGCTCGGACTCACGTCCGGGCTATTGGTGTTCGTGATCGCCATCACCGGTTGCTTGTATGCATTCCGGGAGGAGATTGAAAACCTGACCCAACCGTATCGTTTTGTAAAGCCACAATCCAAAAGATTCCTCTGTCCTTCGGAACTGAAACAGATCGCTACCGATAGCCTATCAGGTTTACCCCTGCACAGCATCCATTACCCAGGAACAGGAAGAGCTGCAGAAGCTATCTTCTACAGGAATGAACCTGAAGGTTACCTGAAGGTTTTCATCCATCCTTATGACGGACGGATACTGAAAGTGAAAGACATGAACCGCGGCTTTTTCGCTTTTGTTCTGGATGGCCACTTCTATCTCTGGTTGCCGCATGAGATCGGCCAACCGGTTGTTGCCTCAGCCACATTGATCTTCACCGTTTTGCTGATCACAGGCATCATCCTTTGGTGGCCGAGAAACCCGAATGCGGTCAAACAACGTTTCTGCATCCGGTGGAATACAAGATGGAGAAGAAAAGCATACGATCTTCACAATGTGTTGGGATTCTATGCTTCATGGATTGTTATCTTCATGGCACTCACCGGACTGGTATGGGGTTTCGAATGGTTCTCCAAAACCGTATATGCCGTGGCTTCGGGAGGACGGGAAATGATGCCTTACCAGCTACCCTTATCCGACACAACCCGAACAACGGGGGCCACAATTCCCGCTATTGACCGTGTATGGGAAATGCTGTCACAAGAAGCGCCACAAGGAGCATCCATCGAAGTACATATCCCCGAAACCAACACCGCATCCGTTGCGGCCGGCATCAATCCCCATCCCGGCACCTACTGGCAAACCGACTACCGCTACTTCGACCAACATACGTTGAAGGAACTACCCGTAAATCACATATGGGGGCGGATCAATGAGGCTTCCGCCGCCGACAAAATCATGCGAATGAATTATGACATCCACGTTGGCGCCATAGGTGGCTTACCCGGTAAGTTCATTGCATTCTTCGCAAGCCTGATCGTAGCTTCACTACCCATCACAGGCATACTGGTCTGGTGGGGAAGAAAAAGAAAGAGAAAAACATAG